The region CCCAAGGGGAGGCCTTTAGGATGGACAAGCCTGCACTACATTTGTGTTTGCTGCCCACAGCCTTGAGGGACAGACGCCTGAGACGTCTAAAGCTTTTAGAGCTAAAAGGACTGCACGCCCATCAGGGCAAGACGTGGGCAGACGGGGGATCTGGTTTTCTTGCCTCGTGTATGTAAGGTTTCTGGTTAGAGTAAGAAGCGACAAAGCAACAATACAGACTGGCAGACCACGCCGGGTCTTTGTTCTGTTGCACCCAGAGTGTGCGTGGGCCCTGGGGGTACACTTGTCAAAGAATTTTCACCCCAAACACGTTATCGGAATCTAACAGCCACCAAATGTAGTTACCGGTTTACAGGACCTACCAAAGGACGTCAACGCCATGAGGAAAAGATTCGGGCGTAGGGAAGGAAACTCAGGTGCTTTTTCTGGACTTAGAGGCAAAAAAGGAGGGGCTGCCCTTCTAGAGGCTGGGAGGGTGAGGCACCAGCCAGCCCAGAGAGGGTCTGGCCTAGGAACCCAGCAGCAGTGACAGCATGTGGGGCGTCTCCCCTTCTGCGGCCTCCTCTGGGGTCAGAGCCCAAGCCCTCTTGACCCCACCCTGCAGTGCTTATGTGCAGCACACACAGCCAGTAGGACCCCCAGTGCCTGTGGCTGAGGATCCCACGGGTCCTGAGTGCCACCTGCTGGACGCTTGGGGATTGTGCTCCAAGAGCCCCTCCCAGGGGTGTGGCGGCTGTGCTACCCCTGGGCTCCACGCAGCCCCTGGCGTCTCAAGAGTCCCCAGCATCCACATGctgatgggggggggcggggcaggtgaCTACCCTCTGCTGACCCCACACACACTCCAGGGGCCTGAGGGGGAAGGGGCGGGCGTGGGAGCCGAGTGATCCTTACCACAACCCCCACCACTATCACAATGCTCCTCATGGAGCCTTGAGGGTGTGCTCTAGACCCTTGCACGCTGTCCCAGGTCCTGACAGCCTCTCGTGGGGAGTGTGTGGGTGTCCGCTGGCCACTGGCTCAGCCCCTTCCAGAACCGTCCTGCCAggtgccctcctgcccccatgcctCCCAGTTCTGTCTCGTGTTTCCCGTGTGTCCCTCCCCTTTGGGCCACACACCAAGATCCCTTCCAAGTTCCTTGGCCTTTGTGTTTGCTTTCTGGCTTTGCTAAATTCGCCCCATCTTTAAGACTGTGTTTATGGAGGGAAATTCAACGAAACTGGCATCTGGATACGGCTGTCATCACACCCAATTCCTCGTATGCCTCTGTACCGGTCACTGGTGTTAGCCCTCGGGTGGCCCTGCCCTCAGATGGGAACCTTGAAGGCAGGATCCTTCCCCACTCGCTCAGGGCAGCTACCCACGGGGCGCCCGCGGCCGGCCGTGCTTGCTGCTTCAGCCAGACTGCCCGTCGCACCTGCTTGGCACCAGCgatcattccccaccccccaccccagctcactgCAGTTCTGGCAAGGCGGCCCCACCCAGAGGTCCCAGGTTCTTCCCTGAGGGCTGTGGacaggggaggaggtggaggtgagagccaggaggcagggagagtgTGGGTGGGACCAGGACCAGAGTATCCAAGGGCAGCAcgaccctgcccctgccctggaaGGAAGTTGCAGGATGGCAGGACCTCCAGGAAGACGCGAAACTCGGGTCTAGAACGTACGTGGGTAAATATGTTTGGAAATAAAATCCCACTCTAAAAACTTAACAGAGTTCGGATCCTAGGGAAACATCCAAAAGGTGTCTTCCCGCTGAGCATGGTTTGTTTgggatttttacttaaaaaaggaTAGGAAACACCCAAGACCCCGCCTCACCCAAGCCTCACCAGGGGCTTTCCTCTGAAGAAGCAgtgctcctctccctcccctccttttatTACCAATTTCTGGTCCTCAGGCCGTCCAAGGACAGAAAAAACTACACGAATTCAAAGGTGCGGGGGAGGCCAGAAGCGACGGCTGGAGCTGCCTGGGCAGCTGTCAGGGAGCAGCCGCACCCAGGGCCCCTGCCCTTGGAAGGGGTGTGGGGTATACACGTGGGATGGAGCTGGCACAGGCCTGAGCCAGTCACACCTGCCCCCCTGACCAGCCTCCGAAAAGCCGGGGGCAGCCTTGGGCTTCTGTTCCCTGAAAGTCTCCCCCAAACACCACCCCGCCTGCTCACAGGGTCTTTCCGGGGCTGCGTGGGGTCCAGTTTCCGTGTCACCCGTGACGTTTGGTCAACAGGGGTTCTCCGGCCGCCTGTTGCAGCTCTACGCTGGCCACAGGGGCTCCTCGACGCCAGCCCCGCTAACCAGACGTCGCGCCGTTGGTTATGTTTAAAACCACTTTCTGGTTTGGGAAACCGCAGGGACTGGAGCACGCAGAGCAGAGCTCGAAGGGGCAGGGGCGGGTGTGCGCCCGGGCAGCTCTCTGACCCTGTGGGCAGCCCAGCCCCGTGCCCGGTGCCCCACAGACACGAAGCAGCGTCCACTGAGCAGCCGGGTGGTGGCAGTGTGTATTAGGGTTTTCCACAACACTCAGAACATCGCGTGAACAATGAACAGAGCAACTGGGAGTCGGGCAGACGGGGGGCTCTCGCTCTCCCCGAGCCCCTGTAGGGGCTGTGGTCCCCGGCCGGCCTCTCTCGAGGCCCCAAGCGGACGCTGCATCGTCGGGAGTCTTGGCGAGTGGCTGTTTCTCCTCGAGGCCGCAGCGAGCTCAGTCACTTGGACAAGAGGCGGGATAGCACAGGCACACGCTGTCTGGAAACGAGGCCACAGTGAGAGGTCTTTCAGACTCCCACCCAGGGTGTGAACTCTGGAACTCCGCGCCCACGTGGTCCCGGTGTGGCTGGGTGACACCAGCCAGCCAGGAGGACGGTGGCCATCAGGGGTGCTCAGGGATCCTCCAGGGCCTCAGCCAGCTGCTTAATCTGGCGACCATGGACCACCCGCAAAGCACCCCCTGCAGCCTGGCGGAGCTGGGTCTCTAGGGCACTCCGGAGATCGTTGACCTGCACATCCGGGAGAGGGTTGAAGCTGATGATGACCCTGTCCTTCGGGGCTggggctccccctgccccaggagcCACATCCCGCCGTCTCCTCCGAAGGTCGGAACCGGCCTGGACTTTCAGGTCTCGGTTGGGTTTGGCGTAGTCTGGCTTCTGGGCCCCGGGGATGGCTGGTTTGGGCCCAAGATCTGGGTCTGGCCTCTGCTCAGGTTCTTGGATGGCAGCGTCCTCCCCCTGAGCAGGCACACGGTCCCCGCCAGGGGCCTCCTTTCTGGCCTCCAGGTGACCGCCCTGCTGCCCAGCCTGACCCAGTGCGGAAACAGCCCGGTGCCCCAGCTGCCGGGTCTCGGCCTGGGCCCGGGGGGCCGCTCCTCCGGGCTTGCTGGCCAGGCCTGCAGGCCCCTGGTCTCGGATGACTGGCTGCGACTTCACACGCGGGTCCCTTATCTCCCTCGCCTCCAGCGCATCTGCCTCCTTCCGAGCCCCGGCACCAGTGGCTGCCACCTCTTTTCTGGATTTCCTCCTTTCGCGGGAGCCTCCGCCAAAAACGTCCTGACCCTGCTCCGGGAACTCGCCGGCGACGAGCTTCTCTGGGCTCCGGGGCGCCTCAGCAGGGCCCGGCACGGGCACCCGCTCCCGCATGCCGGCGCCCGCTGCCTCAGGCACGACGCCCGGCCGGCCCTCCCTCGGCTCAGCCGGGGCAGCCCGGGGCTCCGCGTCGGCCGCGCCAGGAGGACCGGCCGGAGCTCTGCCCGCGGCCCCCACGGGCTCCTCCGCGGAGCGCTGGCCGTGCCCCTGGGGCGGAGCGGGGGGTCGCCCCGGAGCTCCGAGCGCCGCTTCCAAAGGCTGTTGGGGGGGGTGCTCCACGGTCTCCTCGCCGGGGGCCTCCAGCTCCTTCCCCCTGGGCGCGGCCACTCCAGGCTCGGGCGGCACTTCAGCTGCAAATGAAGGAGGCCACCGGTTTGGCTACAGAAGTGAGAAGCTGCTGACGAAGGGACTGGAAAGGAGAACTGGCCAGCGGAGCCGGAGCCGTGTTAAGAAACACAAGCCCCCAGGGGGACTCTAGGCCCCGGAGCCACGCACCCAGCCACACGGGGACGCCGGGAGACACTGCCGGCCTCCCGCGTCCAGGGACCACCCCCTTCCCGATCCGGCCCCGACTTGCCCTCCTCGCCGTCCTGCCTCTGCTGGTGGATCTCCTTGTGCTGCTCCTCGATCACCGCCAGCAGCTTCTCCTGCTGGTCCAGCAGCCGCTTCTGCTGCACCTGCTGCTCCTTGATCACCTGCAGCAGGACGGCGTGGTCCAGCATCTCCGCCCGGCCAGCTTCTGTTGGGAGAACGCGCGGTGAGAGCCGGCCCCGCTGCACGGGGGCTGTGCCGGCCGGAGGGGAGTGCGAGACGTGCGGCCACACCACCGGGTCGCCTGCGGGGACACGCCCCAGCACACCCTGCACCGGTGCCGGTGCCGGCTCATGCGGGCCTGTGGTCTAGCCACGCCCGGCGGGGTCCCAGCTGCTTTGATTGTCACTTGCTGGGAATAAAGGCTGAGAAAAGCCCCAGAGAAGGTTCTGGGCCACGATGGCAGTGATGGTGGCCTTCTGGGCTGGGTGATTTAAACTGCAGACTGTTCTACAGAAACAATACCAATTCTCTAAGAAAGCGTCCGCCAAGTTGAGAACTTCAGAAACAAACagaatttggggctcctggggggctcagtcagttaagcgtccgacgtcagctcgggtcatgatctcacggtttgtgggttcaaaccctgcatcgggctctgtgctgacagctcagggcctggagcctgcttcagactctgtgtctccctctctccctgcccctcccccgcttgtgcgctgtgtctgtctctcaaaaataaagatttaaaaaaaaaaaaaaaaaaaaaggcaaacaattgCCTTCCTTTCCAGCAGGGACCAGACCTGCGACCTGATGGACCAGAGGCCGGCTGCTGGCGCACAGGGGTCCCGACGCTGCCCCTGCCTGCCGCTCTGGAGACGGGCTGCAGGCCGGCCCTAGAGGAGCGCCAGGCTGGAAAGGGAGGAGGCCAGAGCAGCAGGTGCGTGTGAGAGGGCCCGCCGTGCTCTCTTTGTGCCACCAACGCAGAACAAGGGCCCAGGAAGAGGCCTGGAGTCCGAGCGCCCGGCAGCCACCGGCGGGCACACGGGAGCTCACGTCCGCTACAAATGCTTTGGCGCTGGGTCAGCTTTTCGCAGCGAGCAGCCACAGCTTATGCGACTTCTACAACACGCGTGTCTCTACAGAGGAGGCCGTGGAAGATGACGTGAGCGGTCAGAGCCGGTCGGGGGGAAAGTTCGGAACGAAGAAAAACGTTCCGTGGGCGGTCATGCAAACATCCCGACCAGGCCCCACAGCCGGGCACACGCAGAAGTGCTGGCCCGTCCTCCCCAATGGTGACCTGTGACGTGCTACAATAGCACGGGGTTGGCCTCCTCCCAGGGGCCGCAGTGGCCTTCCCCCAGAGGCCAATGAGGAGTATGCTGAGCCAGACCCTCAGGGAGGACAGGAGGACCAGGTGACACAGAAGGCAGGGCCAGGCAGAGGACAGGGCCCCTCAGCAGCCCCCGCTCCCCAGGCGCCCATCCAGACACCCTAAGGTCATGAAGACGCCCGCCCGAGCCACATTCCatagaccgacgcggggctccacaCGCCCCGTTTGCCTGAAGGAAGTACTCCGCGCCATCTCCACAGGGCTCTAGACCAGCCACCTGAGCCGTGGGCCTCGCTGTCACCCTGGGTACCTGTGGCTCATGGCCACATCATGGTCAACGGTACAAGGACAGCCCCACATGCTGCCCAAACCGCCCGTCCGCAGTGCTGGAGGAGGCAGGCCCCATCCTTCGCGGCCCCTCGGGGGACCGGACGGATGCTGGAAGAGGAGTGAGGTGACACCATGTCATGTCCAGCCAGAAGCAACACACAGGGCAGATGTGAACCGGAGTGGTGGCAGGCCGTGCCCACAGGCAGAGCCCGGCCCCCGGGACCACAGGGACTGGCCTCACAGATGCAACGTAACAGACATGCAGACAGAGTCACACGGGGCCATGCACGCGGCAGGAGTTACACGTGGGCCCCGTCCTCAGGGGACGCCGGAAGCAAATGGCACTTACAGACAGCACCCACTGCCCTCCAGGGCCGGGCCGTTTGTGAAAAGCCGTGACTTGGGGCACCAGGGGGACCCCAGCTAAGGGGCTGGGGCCAAGCCCGGGGGACAGGCTATGTGTGTGGCCCCCCGGGTCTGGCTGTTACGGGCAGCCTGCCCGTGGCATCTCTGTTCCTGCAGCTTTACACCCTCCGCAAGCAGGCTTTCTATCGGGACGCGCTCCTCTGGATTCATACCTGCTACTATCTTTTTGATTTCAGCTGTTCATCCCATTGAGAGGCGTACGGAAGAAAGGCAGAATAGGAAACTGTGAAAATTctcttttcagaaagaaaaaaaaaatcaaaagaatcaaACAGGTTTAGGCAAAAGAATCAAACAGGTTTAGGCAATAGATTATAAGGACCGGAATCAATAAACACAGGGAGACTAAAAGCAAAGACAAAGCAACACGTGTGAAATTCCGAAAGCACCCCCCGAACTCCAGTGCCTCTTGGTTCGGGCGTCTGGCTGTTCAGAGGTTCAGCAGACATTCCCAGGCTCAGTGCTTAGAGCTGGCTGACCCCACGAGACCCGCTGGGAAGcagctggggcggggcgggggggggggggggggaggcgaggCATGTGTACCAGGAGCTGCCCCCAGTGCTGCTCCAGCGAGATCCCCGCGCAGACCCCGGGAGCACAGGGAGAAACGTCCTCGCAGGGCTCACGGGGGCCACGCCTCAGACAAAGTCGGTAAGGCCAGGGCTGGGTTCTCACCGGGTGAGCACATGCACAGAGGGCCCCTGGTCACCAGGAGATTACGAGCCGGGAAGGCTGCCCCCAGCCACGCTACAGAGGCAGTGTCCAACGGGGAGGGGCCGCTAGGAGGGGGTCACCCCCAAAGAGGCTCGAAGGTCGAAAGGGAGATGAACCGCTGGAGGAAAGCACGACAGACTCTTGTTTCGGGACAGGTGCCAGTCTTCACTGCGGGTGGCACAGATCTCCCCCCGAGCTAAGGGCAACAACAGCCCCCTGCCCAACTGGGTCACGGGGAAGACACATCCTGAACACGAGCAGCGTCTGGGCGCTCGAACTCGCCTATGCCTGGCGGCGCGCGTCACTACAGGCGCGTAGCTGCTTTCAAGGAGCTAAAAATGGGAACGGAGGACCGTGTGACAGGGCGACAGATGTTCTCTTACGGGGAGAAAGAGACGTAAAAACCGTGCCTAGGGAGGGGCCCGAGAGAAAgctgctggtggggagggggtggttcgAGTCTCTCCTCAGGGGGACACCAGGAAGTAccgaggtgggggatgggctggggaCGCCTCGAAAGGACCCCCCCAGGAGGACAGGCACCCGCGGCGGCTGCGGCTCCTTCTCCGTCATCGCCGTGGGtccgggagggaggggcagacgtCGCGGGGCCCCAGGGAGGATGCGGCAAGAAAGCGAAGGCCTTACCCTCCAGTTTGCTGCCAGCGTGGCCTCCGCCCTGGCCCGCGCCCTGGCCCTCCGCGTTCCTCTGTTCTCGCAGCTCTGCCTGCGGCCCAGGCTCGGGGGCCAGCTTCACCGGGAGGGGAACCTTCCCACCTGCACACACGAAGATTCTGGAGGTTTGCAAGAGTTCAGAGGGAAGCGGCaggcgggtggggagggggtgggggcagagggcggCAGAGGAGGGACAAGGAGGGGATCTGCTTCCGGAATCCCCCCCACGCGGCCCCCCTGCCAGCAGGCTCATACCCAACCTGACGATCACCGGGGAAGTCGTAAAAACATATTTAACAGGCTCACGGGCTCGTGGCAGCGAGCCAGCGTTAACCACCTTCACCAATTAACATGCGAGAACCGTCCCAACCAGCACTCAGACGGCACGGAACAACGTGGTACCTGTCAAGCGCTCCCCGCCCGTCCCCCGTGTGTGCCCCCACACACAGGCACGGCGCGGCACCTGACATTTAGTGGTCCGGCAGACAACTGTGTGACAGATACCACGGTAGCTGTCAAGCCACCAGACTCCCAGGTTCCCCAACAGCTGCTGAAGGGGCCACTACGCTCACTTACTGACATGCCGGTCTCGGGAGCCGAGCAAGAGAGTAGGGACCAGTGATGACAATCAGTCCCCacggccccgccccagccccctcccccccagcggGGCCCACGGCACGGGAGCCTCTCGAGGGAGAGGAGTGTGCCGAGACAAGCCCGCTGACACCCACCGGGCTGACTCTTCTCCGCCAGCTCGCCCGCCGCCCCTGCAGCCCGGCCTGGCAGCGGGATCCCGCCTGCTCGCTCCCCTgcgcccgccgccgccggggcGTCCTGCCCCTCGGGGAGCACGGCCTGGGGCCCCGGACGCAGACCCCTGTCTCCTGGCCCCCGGTCCTCCTTCACAGGCTCGACGGCTGGCTGGCCATTTTCTTCTGGAACCTTCTGGGGCTCTCTGGGGAGACCACCTGCTGCCTCCACGCCCTGGTCCTGtctgggtctctctctttctgcatctgGCAGAGGTGGTGCCATCTGAGCCTTGCCGCCCACAGCCTTTTCATCCAGGTGCTTGGACGGACGctccttctcctctgcttcttcttggTCCTCCCCCTCGTCCACCACCACCTTGTCATGAGGGACGGGGGGCTCGTGGCGGTGGGCCTCGCCCATCGGGAGCACAGCGCCTGGAAGGAAATGGGTGTGTCGAGGAGCAGGCGGGGGAGGGTGGTCTccaccctgggggtgggggtgggggtgggggtgggggttggggtgggggtgggggtgggggtgggggtgagggtggggggtgagctCTAGTGCCTGACGGTGGCACACGGGCTGGCAAGCGCCACCTTTTACGGATCGGACTTTTGTCCAAGCGCTCATATCCCTCCTGGAAAACTACAAAAGGGGCCCGGCTGCTGTGGCCAGGGGAGGAACGGCCACTTGGAtcaaagaaggaaggaggccGAAAGGACCAGAAGGGAGgcaggccccccccacccccgccctgccgGCGCGCACCCCACCTTGGCCGGGGCGGTCCAGCTGCACCTCCTCCTGTTTGTTCTTGGCATCCTCCCTCTGGGGCACGTTCACAGGGCCCTTAATCT is a window of Prionailurus viverrinus isolate Anna chromosome E1, UM_Priviv_1.0, whole genome shotgun sequence DNA encoding:
- the SLC38A10 gene encoding putative sodium-coupled neutral amino acid transporter 10 isoform X3: MTAAAASNWGLITNIVNSIVGVSVLTMPFCFKQCGIVLGALLLVFCSWMTHQSCMFLVKSASLSKRRTYAGLALHAYGKAGKMLVETSMIGLMLGTCMAFYVVIGDLGSNFFARLFGFQVTGTFRVFLLFAVSLCIVLPLSLQRNMMASIQSFSAMALIFYTVFMFVIVLSSLKHGLFGGQWLQRVSYVRWEGVFRCIPIFGMSFACQSQVLPTYDSLDEPSVKTMSSIFASSLNVVTTFYVTVGFFGYVSFTEATAGNVLMHFPSNLVTEMMRVGFMMSVAVGFPMMILPCRQALNTLLFEQQQKDGTFTAGGYMPPLRFKALTLSVVFGTMVGGIMIPNVETILGLTGATMGSLICFICPALIHKKIHKNALSSQVVLWVGLGILVVSTHTTLSVSEEAPVDLAEEAPAGRLEEAEGIIKAEAARLPGQNPLVDVAEDGRDKPKLPNNKEETEQAQIKGPVNVPQREDAKNKQEEVQLDRPGQGAVLPMGEAHRHEPPVPHDKVVVDEGEDQEEAEEKERPSKHLDEKAVGGKAQMAPPLPDAERERPRQDQGVEAAGGLPREPQKVPEENGQPAVEPVKEDRGPGDRGGKVPLPVKLAPEPGPQAELREQRNAEGQGAGQGGGHAGSKLEEAGRAEMLDHAVLLQVIKEQQVQQKRLLDQQEKLLAVIEEQHKEIHQQRQDGEEAEVPPEPGVAAPRGKELEAPGEETVEHPPQQPLEAALGAPGRPPAPPQGHGQRSAEEPVGAAGRAPAGPPGAADAEPRAAPAEPREGRPGVVPEAAGAGMRERVPVPGPAEAPRSPEKLVAGEFPEQGQDVFGGGSRERRKSRKEVAATGAGARKEADALEAREIRDPRVKSQPVIRDQGPAGLASKPGGAAPRAQAETRQLGHRAVSALGQAGQQGGHLEARKEAPGGDRVPAQGEDAAIQEPEQRPDPDLGPKPAIPGAQKPDYAKPNRDLKVQAGSDLRRRRRDVAPGAGGAPAPKDRVIISFNPLPDVQVNDLRSALETQLRQAAGGALRVVHGRQIKQLAEALEDP
- the SLC38A10 gene encoding putative sodium-coupled neutral amino acid transporter 10 isoform X2; the protein is MTAAAASNWGLITNIVNSIVGVSVLTMPFCFKQCGIVLGALLLVFCSWMTHQSCMFLVKSASLSKRRTYAGLALHAYGKAGKMLVETSMIGLMLGTCMAFYVVIGDLGSNFFARLFGFQVTGTFRVFLLFAVSLCIVLPLSLQRNMMASIQSFSAMALIFYTVFMFVIVLSSLKHGLFGGQWLQRVSYVRWEGVFRCIPIFGMSFACQSQVLPTYDSLDEPSVKTMSSIFASSLNVVTTFYVTVGFFGYVSFTEATAGNVLMHFPSNLVTEMMRVGFMMSVAVGFPMMILPCRQALNTLLFEQQKDGTFTAGGYMPPLRFKALTLSVVFGTMVGGIMIPNVETILGLTGATMGSLICFICPALIHKKIHKNALSSQVVLWVGLGILVVSTHTTLSVSEEAPVDLAEEAPAGRLEEAEGIIKAEAARLPGQNPLVDVAEDGRDKPKLPNNKEETEQAQIKGPVNVPQREDAKNKQEEVQLDRPGQGAVLPMGEAHRHEPPVPHDKVVVDEGEDQEEAEEKERPSKHLDEKAVGGKAQMAPPLPDAERERPRQDQGVEAAGGLPREPQKVPEENGQPAVEPVKEDRGPGDRGLRPGPQAVLPEGQDAPAAAGAGERAGGIPLPGRAAGAAGELAEKSQPGGKVPLPVKLAPEPGPQAELREQRNAEGQGAGQGGGHAGSKLEEAGRAEMLDHAVLLQVIKEQQVQQKRLLDQQEKLLAVIEEQHKEIHQQRQDGEEAEVPPEPGVAAPRGKELEAPGEETVEHPPQQPLEAALGAPGRPPAPPQGHGQRSAEEPVGAAGRAPAGPPGAADAEPRAAPAEPREGRPGVVPEAAGAGMRERVPVPGPAEAPRSPEKLVAGEFPEQGQDVFGGGSRERRKSRKEVAATGAGARKEADALEAREIRDPRVKSQPVIRDQGPAGLASKPGGAAPRAQAETRQLGHRAVSALGQAGQQGGHLEARKEAPGGDRVPAQGEDAAIQEPEQRPDPDLGPKPAIPGAQKPDYAKPNRDLKVQAGSDLRRRRRDVAPGAGGAPAPKDRVIISFNPLPDVQVNDLRSALETQLRQAAGGALRVVHGRQIKQLAEALEDP
- the SLC38A10 gene encoding putative sodium-coupled neutral amino acid transporter 10 isoform X4, whose translation is MLVETSMIGLMLGTCMAFYVVIGDLGSNFFARLFGFQVTGTFRVFLLFAVSLCIVLPLSLQRNMMASIQSFSAMALIFYTVFMFVIVLSSLKHGLFGGQWLQRVSYVRWEGVFRCIPIFGMSFACQSQVLPTYDSLDEPSVKTMSSIFASSLNVVTTFYVTVGFFGYVSFTEATAGNVLMHFPSNLVTEMMRVGFMMSVAVGFPMMILPCRQALNTLLFEQQQKDGTFTAGGYMPPLRFKALTLSVVFGTMVGGIMIPNVETILGLTGATMGSLICFICPALIHKKIHKNALSSQVVLWVGLGILVVSTHTTLSVSEEAPVDLAEEAPAGRLEEAEGIIKAEAARLPGQNPLVDVAEDGRDKPKLPNNKEETEQAQIKGPVNVPQREDAKNKQEEVQLDRPGQGAVLPMGEAHRHEPPVPHDKVVVDEGEDQEEAEEKERPSKHLDEKAVGGKAQMAPPLPDAERERPRQDQGVEAAGGLPREPQKVPEENGQPAVEPVKEDRGPGDRGLRPGPQAVLPEGQDAPAAAGAGERAGGIPLPGRAAGAAGELAEKSQPGGKVPLPVKLAPEPGPQAELREQRNAEGQGAGQGGGHAGSKLEEAGRAEMLDHAVLLQVIKEQQVQQKRLLDQQEKLLAVIEEQHKEIHQQRQDGEEAEVPPEPGVAAPRGKELEAPGEETVEHPPQQPLEAALGAPGRPPAPPQGHGQRSAEEPVGAAGRAPAGPPGAADAEPRAAPAEPREGRPGVVPEAAGAGMRERVPVPGPAEAPRSPEKLVAGEFPEQGQDVFGGGSRERRKSRKEVAATGAGARKEADALEAREIRDPRVKSQPVIRDQGPAGLASKPGGAAPRAQAETRQLGHRAVSALGQAGQQGGHLEARKEAPGGDRVPAQGEDAAIQEPEQRPDPDLGPKPAIPGAQKPDYAKPNRDLKVQAGSDLRRRRRDVAPGAGGAPAPKDRVIISFNPLPDVQVNDLRSALETQLRQAAGGALRVVHGRQIKQLAEALEDP
- the SLC38A10 gene encoding putative sodium-coupled neutral amino acid transporter 10 isoform X1, whose translation is MTAAAASNWGLITNIVNSIVGVSVLTMPFCFKQCGIVLGALLLVFCSWMTHQSCMFLVKSASLSKRRTYAGLALHAYGKAGKMLVETSMIGLMLGTCMAFYVVIGDLGSNFFARLFGFQVTGTFRVFLLFAVSLCIVLPLSLQRNMMASIQSFSAMALIFYTVFMFVIVLSSLKHGLFGGQWLQRVSYVRWEGVFRCIPIFGMSFACQSQVLPTYDSLDEPSVKTMSSIFASSLNVVTTFYVTVGFFGYVSFTEATAGNVLMHFPSNLVTEMMRVGFMMSVAVGFPMMILPCRQALNTLLFEQQQKDGTFTAGGYMPPLRFKALTLSVVFGTMVGGIMIPNVETILGLTGATMGSLICFICPALIHKKIHKNALSSQVVLWVGLGILVVSTHTTLSVSEEAPVDLAEEAPAGRLEEAEGIIKAEAARLPGQNPLVDVAEDGRDKPKLPNNKEETEQAQIKGPVNVPQREDAKNKQEEVQLDRPGQGAVLPMGEAHRHEPPVPHDKVVVDEGEDQEEAEEKERPSKHLDEKAVGGKAQMAPPLPDAERERPRQDQGVEAAGGLPREPQKVPEENGQPAVEPVKEDRGPGDRGLRPGPQAVLPEGQDAPAAAGAGERAGGIPLPGRAAGAAGELAEKSQPGGKVPLPVKLAPEPGPQAELREQRNAEGQGAGQGGGHAGSKLEEAGRAEMLDHAVLLQVIKEQQVQQKRLLDQQEKLLAVIEEQHKEIHQQRQDGEEAEVPPEPGVAAPRGKELEAPGEETVEHPPQQPLEAALGAPGRPPAPPQGHGQRSAEEPVGAAGRAPAGPPGAADAEPRAAPAEPREGRPGVVPEAAGAGMRERVPVPGPAEAPRSPEKLVAGEFPEQGQDVFGGGSRERRKSRKEVAATGAGARKEADALEAREIRDPRVKSQPVIRDQGPAGLASKPGGAAPRAQAETRQLGHRAVSALGQAGQQGGHLEARKEAPGGDRVPAQGEDAAIQEPEQRPDPDLGPKPAIPGAQKPDYAKPNRDLKVQAGSDLRRRRRDVAPGAGGAPAPKDRVIISFNPLPDVQVNDLRSALETQLRQAAGGALRVVHGRQIKQLAEALEDP